The genomic interval CGGCTTTTACCGTCGTGTCACTCAGCCTGACATCGCGGGTCGGTTGCAGAAAGGTCGAAGGCCGAACTTTCCAAGCCAGTGACAGCATCGGCAGTGTGAGCGTTCCCATCGCTAACTCGCCGGCCTTACCACCCGGGTATCACTCCAGGTCATCGGTCGACCCGTTTGCGCTTGCAGTTCCAAACGCGCTACTTGGGCCCCTGTCTCCGTCTCGACCAGCAAGGATCGAGGCTCATTGATTTGGTAAAGGTGGTCTTCACCCCATTGACGCAACGCAACGATAACCAGGAAAAGTCCCCGCCCTTTTTCGGTCAAGGCGTATTCCCTATAGGCGCTGCCGTCTGAGGCAGGTGCCATTTCCAGAACACCGCTTTCCACCAGATTGCGCAATCGGGTGGAAAGCATGCCCTTGGCGATTCCCAACCCATTCTGAAATTCACCAAACCGTCGGGCGCCATCGAGGGCGTCTCGTATGATCAGCAATGACCACCAGTCTCCGATTACGTCGAGCGCTCTTGCAACCGGGCAATCCACATTTCCAAAGCTGATGCGCTTAACCATGACCTACCTATGGATCTGCCAGAACTGGTTCTAACTTAGAACTAGAAATCGAGCGGCACAAGTGGTCTTAACTTGGAACCAGAATTTGTTTCCGAGGATTTGTCATGGACCATGGCTTAATAGCGGGCGCCAAGCCCGCGTCGGCCGGCGGACTGGGGAAGATCACCACTCTGATCTTTGCCATCGCTGCCGGTTTGAGCGTAGCAAACATCTACTACGCACAACCCCTGCTCGATACGTTAGCCCGAGACTTCGGGATGTCGTCCGCATCGGTTGGCATCGTCGTCACTCTCACACAGGTTGGTTACGGTCTAGGGCTGATTTTCCTCGTCCCTTTGGGCGATCTGATCCCGCCACGCCGACTCTTCCTCGCCCAAGGTGCTTTATCGGTCTTGGCATTGATCGGCGTTGCCACAGCGAGAACGGAAGCAATCCTGCTGGCTAGTTTGGCAGCTGTCGGCCTGCTGGCCGTTGTCGCACAGGTGCTGGTCGCACTCGCTGCCAGTTTGGCAACGGCGGCCGAGCGGGGCAAGGCTGTCGGCGCCGTGACGAGTGGCATCGTCATCGGCATTCTGGCCGCTCGCTTCTTTGCCGGCCTACTGGCCGACATGGGTGGGTGGCGGGCGGTTTACCTAACCTCCGCCTTATTGACGGCGGTGACCGTCGCCCTGCTTGTGCGTGTTCTCCCGCGCAAAGGCTATCGGGTGGGGCATGAAGATTACACGGCTGTGCTGCGATCCATTCCGGCCCTGTTTCTGCACGATCGTGTTCTTTTGCTCCGTGGCGTTCTCGCCTTTCTTATCTTTGCAGCATTCAGCACATTCTGGACGGCGCTTGTCCTGCCATTGAGCGCCGCGCCGTTCTCCTACTCACACACCCAGATAGGCCTGTTTGGGCTGGTCGGTGTGGTGGCCGCTATGGCTGCAACAGTTGCGGGCAAGCTCGCCGATCGTGGCCTGGGGCAACGCGTGACCGGGGTTTCACTCGCCATACTGCTCGTATCTTGGGTTCCCATCTCATTTCTACCGACGTCGCTCCCCTTGCTGCTTGTTGGTGTCATTTTGCTCGACCTCGCCGTGCAGGCCGTCCACGTCACCAACCAGAGCATTATCCTCGGGCGACACCCTGAGGCGCGTAGCCGCCTAATAGGCGGCTACATGGTCTTCTATTCCT from Devosia sp. 2618 carries:
- a CDS encoding helix-turn-helix domain-containing protein is translated as MVKRISFGNVDCPVARALDVIGDWWSLLIIRDALDGARRFGEFQNGLGIAKGMLSTRLRNLVESGVLEMAPASDGSAYREYALTEKGRGLFLVIVALRQWGEDHLYQINEPRSLLVETETGAQVARLELQAQTGRPMTWSDTRVVRPAS
- a CDS encoding MFS transporter; this translates as MDHGLIAGAKPASAGGLGKITTLIFAIAAGLSVANIYYAQPLLDTLARDFGMSSASVGIVVTLTQVGYGLGLIFLVPLGDLIPPRRLFLAQGALSVLALIGVATARTEAILLASLAAVGLLAVVAQVLVALAASLATAAERGKAVGAVTSGIVIGILAARFFAGLLADMGGWRAVYLTSALLTAVTVALLVRVLPRKGYRVGHEDYTAVLRSIPALFLHDRVLLLRGVLAFLIFAAFSTFWTALVLPLSAAPFSYSHTQIGLFGLVGVVAAMAATVAGKLADRGLGQRVTGVSLAILLVSWVPISFLPTSLPLLLVGVILLDLAVQAVHVTNQSIILGRHPEARSRLIGGYMVFYSFGSALGAAASTLAFAMAAWPGVVTLGAGFSGLALLVWVRTRGLR